A window of Nocardiopsis sp. Huas11 genomic DNA:
CCGGGGCGATGGTGGGCGACGGGCGGGCGGGGCGGACGCCCAGCTCCCGGGGCGTGCGCGCGGCCACCCCGACGGCCGCCAGCACGCTCCCGCCGCCCGGGACCGGGTCCAGCCGGGGCCGCGGTTCGACGCCGGGCACCCACACGCCCTGGTCGGCCAACGACCTCCCGTGCTCGGCGAACACCGCGTCCGGCGGGCCGTCGGCGACCACACCCGCGCCGGGCTCCACCACCACGACCCGGTCGACCAGGTCGACGACCTCGGCCACGCGGTGCTCGACCAGCACCAGCGTGGCCTCGGTCGCGGCGAGGACGCGGGCCAGGACCTCCCGCACCAGCGCGGCGCCGGCCGGGTCGAGGTTGGCGGTCGGCTCGTCCAGCAGCAACAGGCGGGGGCGCATCGCCAGCGCTCCGGCGATGACCAGGCGCTGCTTCTCACCACCGGAGAGGGCGCCGGTGGAGTGGCGCGGCCCGTAAGGGAAGCCGACGTCGGCCATCGCCTCCTCCACCCGCGGCCAGATCAGCGCCGGGTCCATCCCGAGGTTCTCCGGCCCGAAGGCGACGTCGTCGCCCGCCCGGGCCATCACCAGCTGGGTCTCGGGGTCCTGGCTGACCAGGCCGACCACGCCCCGGCGGCGGTCGGCGGGCTCGCCGTCCACGCGCAGGACGCCCTCCTGGTCGCCGCTGATGGCGCTGTCGGGGCCGGTCAGCCCGGCCAGCGAGTGCAGCAGGGTGGACTTGCCCGCGCCGGAGGCGCCGAGCAGGAGCACCCGCTCCCCCGGTTCGATGACCAGGTCCACGCCCCTCAGTGCGTGCGACCCCCGGCCGGAGTGCCGCCAGCCCCACCCGGCGAACTCGACGCGCGCGCCCTGGGCCCGCTCCACGCTCAGTCCCTGGCCGACGGGAAGGGCGCCAGCGCACCCGACTTCGCCAGCGCGGTCGTGAGCAGGCGGGCGCCGGCGCCCGCGATCACGGCGGCGCTGACGATGACGATGACGCCGTAGGCGAGCTTCAGGTCGAGCGACCAGGTGACGTTGTAGGTGAGGTTGTCGCGGATCGCGGGCGAGATCCCGGCGACCGCCGCGGCCAGGACGGCCACGCCCATGTTCCAGCGCCGGTAGCCGAAGGCGAGGAAGACCAGTTCGGGCAGGATGCCCTGCAACGTGCCGTCGAGGATCACCATCACGCCCCACTGGGTGCCCAGCACGGCGGAGACGGACGCGGCGGCGATCGCGGTGAGCAGGGCGGCGCCGGGCTTGCGGATGATGAGGCCGCCCAGCACGCCGGAGATCAGCCACATGCCGTAGATGACGGCCTGTCCCGGGGGGAAGAGGACGAACAAGGGCGTGGTGATCGTCCAGAGGATGTTCCAGGCCCAGAAGACCACGCCGATGCCGACGCCGATGACGGCGGCCACGACGATGTCGACGGTGCGCCAGCTGCGCAGCCGGAGCAGGATGTCCTTCCAGAAGCCCGGAGCCTCGGTCTCGGTGCTCATGTCGCGGTGTCCCTTCGTGGGGGGACGAGGGGCTCTTCGGGGCATGCGGCGTTCACCACACGCACCCTGGCCAAGAGCGCCACCGCGAACATGCCGCCGGTGGCGGTACTTACGACTTCCTTCGCTGGCATGACCCAGATCAGGTGTGTAAGGGTCTGCGGCCCTGTGCCGCACTCTCAGCGCTTGCGCGCTCCCCTGTCGGTTGATCCCAGTATGCGGCATGAGTGACCGATGCGCCGCATGTCACCCCCTGTTTTCTCCCCCGAGGGCCCTCAGGTGCCGTCCTCGGCGTCGTCGTCACCGCCGTCGCGCGGCTGCGGCGGCTGCGCGCCGGGGTCGCCGAAGGCCGACGGCGACGACGGGAAGGACTTCGTGGGCAGGTCGGCCGTCGCCTCGCGCATGGTCGCCTGCCAGATCGGTCCGGGCAGGGTGCCGCCGTAGACGATCCCGTAGTGGCGCCCGCCGATGACCACGCCCTGGAGCGGGTTCTCCTCGCCGCCCCGCACGTCGCCGACGGCCACCGCCGCGGCCAGGTTGGGCGTGTACCCGGCGAACCACGCGTAGGCGGCGCTGTCGGTGGTACCGGTCTTGCCGGCCGCCGGGCGGCCGATCCCCAGGCCGTCGGCGGTACCGCCCTTGAAGGTCTGCTGGAGCAGGTGACTGACACCGGCGGCCACCTTCGGACTCACGGCCTCCTCCTCGCAGGTGCTGCCGACCTCGATGCGCCCCGATCCGGGGTCGACGGGGTTCTCGGAGACGACCTCGACCGGCCGGGGCTCGCAGCGCGTGCCGTCGGCGGCGAAGGTGGCGTAGGCGTTGGCCACGGTCAGCGGGGAGACCTCCTGGTCGCCGAGGGTGAAGGAGCTCCACACGCCCAGGGGCTCGCCGTCGGCGCGCGCGATCCCCGCGTCCTCGGCCATCTGCGACGTCTCGCACAGGCCCACGCGCCGCTGCAACTGGGCGAAGTAGGTGTTGACCGAGCCCTTGGTCCCGCTGATCATGTTGTGCCGGCCCTCGTCGCTCTCCCCGGCGTTGCGCACCTCCCAGTCCGACATGCGACCGCCCTCGCAGTTGCGCAACCCGCTGACGGTCGTGGACTTGGGCGCGGAGAAGCTCGTGCCGTAGCCGAGCCCCTTGTCCAGGGCGGCGGCCAGGGTGAAGGCCTTGAACGTCGATCCCGCCTGGAAGCCGTGCGAGCCCCCGTCGGCGCGGTCCACCGCGAGGTTGATCGAGGTCGTGCCGGTGTCCTCCTCGTCGAAGCCGTAGCGCAGGTTCTGCGCCATGGCCCGGACCTTGCCGTTGCCGGGCTCCACGACCGCCTCGGCGGCGAACTTCGTGGAGTCCTCGTGGGGAACGTACCGGTCCACCGCGTCCTGGGCGGCCTCCTGCGCGTCCCGGTCCAGGGTCGTGCGGACGGTGAAGCCGCCCTGTTCCAGGGCACGGTCCCGTTCCTCCTCGGTCTCGCCGAGGAGGTCGGAGGCCGTCAGCCAGTGCATGACGTAGTCGCAGAAGAACGGGTAGTCGCTGCTGTAGCAGCTGCCGCCGCGCTCGGTGGGCTCCAGGTCCAGCCCGGTCCCCTTGTATTCCTGGGCCTGCTCCGCGGTGAGGTGCCCGGTGTCGGCCATTCGGTCGAGCACCACGTCACGGCGTTCGATGGCGGCGTCGGGGTTGGTCATCGGGTCGTAGTAGGAGGGCCCGCGCACGAGGCCGACCAGCAGGGCCGCCTGGGCCGGGTCGAGGTCGGCGGCGGGGACGGAGAAGTAGCGCCGGGCCGCGATCTCGATGCCGTGCGCCCCGGAGCCGAAGTAGGAGAGGTTGAGGTAGCCCTCCATGATCTCGTCCTTGGTCATGCGCTCCTCGATGCCCATGGTGTGGCGCAGCTCGACCAGCTTGCGCCCCACGGTCCGCTCGTTGGCACGGTCCAGCTCCTCCTCGGTGGCGGCGTTCTCGATGAGGAGGTTCTTCACGTACTGCTGGGTGATGGTGGAGCCGCCCTGGAGGTCGCCCTGGGCCGTGCGCAGCAGCGCGCGCAGGACGCCGCGCAGGTCCAGGCCGTTGTGCTCGTAGAAGCGCTCGTCCTCGATCGCCATGAGCGCCGCCGGCACCCACGGGCTGATCTCGTCCAGCTCGACGAGGTCGCGTTCGCGCCGGGCGACCTCGGCGATGGGCTCGTCGTCGGCGTCGGTGAGCAGGATGCGTTCGGACAGGGGCGGCGGGTCCAGGTCGGCGGGCAGGGACATGAACGCCGACGCGACGTCCCGTCCGGCCACACCGATCGCGCCCACCCACGGCAGGACCAGCGCGGCGCACAGCACTCCGGCCATCGCCGCCGTCCCGGTCAGCCGCAGGAGCGCGGTCGTCCGGGTCTTCTCGTGCTCGCCGTTCCCGCTCGACTCGGTCACGTCGCCCCCCTCGGCGGTGCCTGCCGTCCCGCCACGCGGACGGAACGGACACTGCGCCGACCACCCTCCCAGGCGGGGCGCAAAGGGAGCACTGATGCTGCGCGCGTGTTAGCGAAAAGCTTCACAAATCAACGGCAAAGCACACAGACCGCGCATCGGCCATGAGTCAGACGAAACAGACTCTTCAATAACTCGACATCAAGAGGAATCATCACGGACTCCTCCCGTACGACCGCACCTGCGCCGAAACCCACCCGACGGCCGCCGCGGCGAACCTGATCGAGCAGTGGAGCCCCGGCGCCGCGTCCGGAATGGCGAGGGAGCCTCCACGGTGACATTTGGTCATCCCTACCCAACCGCAGGCTCCCCGCAACCCGCTGGTTGAGTTTTCCGACTTTTCGCGAAAACGAATGCGAAAACAACCACAGAGGCCCCTGAATCAGGTGCTGCCTTATGCCCGTTTTGAGAGGTTTACATGGGCGAAACCCGTCAAATACCAGCTCCACGTTCTGTCGGCCAGTGTGACGAGGATCACATTAATTATTCGGCCCCGACGCTCCGTGAAACCCCATGAGAGGGCAGACGATAGAGAGCGGAGGGCGCCGAAGCCGCAATCCGGACAGTTGTTGTTCCGGACCCTTCGTTAACTCCGGCTCGCCTTCAATGAAATCCTTGTTATTCACCTTCCGAATACCGGCATGCCAGCCGAACCTTCCATAACGCCCGAAACACGACAATTGCGGTGTAACCAGTGATCGGACGCCTTCCCATACTCGGGATCTCTCCAGACAACGACCTCGGACCAGTGAAAGCGGTCCCCGGTGAACGCTTCACCGTGGGGGCGACGGTGATCCGCGAGGGACACGACTCCCTCGCCGCCGGCGTGGTCCTCTACTCGCCCAAGGGCAAGCGCGGGGCACTCGTCCCCATGCGCGAGGCGGCTCCCGGAACCGACCGCTACGAGGCGGAGGTCAGCCTGCCCTCCGAGGGCACGTGGTCCTTCGCGGTGGAGTCCTGGACCGACCCCTTCGCCACCTGGCGAAGGACCGCGCGCATCAAGCTGCCGCTGGACCAGGACACCGACCTCGTCCTGGAGGAGGGCGCCCTGCTGCTGGCACGCGCCGGCCGCCGCGTGCCCCGCAGGCCCGCCCTGACCCGGGCCGCCGCCGTCCTGCGCGACGACTCCCTGGCACCGGTGGACCGCCTGGCGGCGGCCCTGACCGACGAGGTCCTGGCCGAGATGGAGCGCACTCCCGTGCGCGAGCTCGTCACCAGGTCCAAGCGGCAGAGCGTCGTCGTGCACCGTGAGCGCGCCCTCTACGGGTCCTGGTACGAGTTCTTCCCGCGCTCGGAGGGCGCGCAGGTGGACACCGCCCCGGGCCAGGAGCGCTCGGGCACCTTCCAGAGCGCCGCCAAGCGCCTGTCGGCCATCGCCGACATGGGCTTCGACGTCGTCTACCTGCCGCCCGTCCACCCGGTCGGCACCACCCACCGCAAGGGCCGGGGCAACGCCCTGACCGCGGCTCCGGGCGAGCCCGGATCGGTGTGGGCGATCGGCTCGGCCGACGGCGGACACGACGCCGTCCACCCGGACCTGGGCACGCTGGACGACTTCGACGCCTTCGTCTCCGAGGCGGCCGAGCACGGCATGGAGGTCGCGCTCGACCTGGCCCTGCAGTGCTCGCCCGACCACCCGTGGGTCACCGAGCACCCGGAGTGGTTCGTCCACCGGGCCGACGGCTCCATCGCCTACGCCGAGAACCCGCCGAAGAAGTACCAGGACATCTACCCGCTCAGCTTCGACGCCGACTTCGACGGCCTCTACGCCGAGGTGCTGCGGATCGTGCGGCACTGGATCGACCACGGCGTGCGCATCTTCCGGGTCGACAACCCGCACACCAAGCCGGTGGTGTTCTGGGAGCGGCTGCTCGCCGACGTGGCCCGCAGCCACCCGGACGTGCTGTTCCTGGCCGAGGCGTTCACCCGGCCCGCCATGATGCGGACGCTGGCCAAGGTCGGCTTCCACCAGTCCTACACGTACTTCACCTGGCGCAACAGCCGGGAGGAGATCGAGGACTACCTCACCGAGCTCTCCCAGGAGACCGCCCACTACCTGCGTCCGAACCTGTTCGCCAACACCCCGGACATCCTGCACGCCTACCTGCAGCACGGCGGTCGCCCCGCCTTCGCGGTGCGCGCGGTCCTGGCCTCGATGCTCTCCCCCACCTGGGGCGTCTACTCCGGGTTCGAGCTGTGCGAGAACGTCGCCGCCGCCCCCGGCAGCGAGGAGTACCTCGACTCGGAGAAGTACCAGTACCGCCCGCGCGACTGGGCGGCGGCGGAGGCCTCCGGCAACGCCCTCACCGGGCTCATCGGCCGGCTCAACGCGCTGCGCCGCGCCCACCCGGCGCTGCGCGAGCTGCGCAACCTGCGCTTCCACCACGTGGACCGGCCCGAACTGCTGTGCTTCTCCAAGCACCGCCCCGGCACCGGACCCGACGACCCCGACGACCTCGTCATCGTGGTCGTCAACCTCGACCCGCACCACGCCCGCGAGGCGACCGTGCACCTCGACCTGCCGTCCATCGACCGCGACAGGGAGGAGGAACTCGCAGTGACAGACGGGCTGACCGGACGCTCCTACACATGGCGCGCCGAGAACTACGTCCGGCTCGACCCGGCGACCGGACCCGCGCACGTGTTCACCGTCAGCGGCAGATAGCGCCCGAGGGAGGGGCCGGGGCCGGCGTGTCCGGCCCCGCTCCGGCCCGAAACGCCCGTTGATCCGATGTCGAACATTCTTGGTGGGGAGCAGTAGATGAGCAATGACGAGCCCGGACCCGTTCACCACGGTCCGCTCGCCCCAGCCACCGGGGCCGCCACCGGCCCGCTCATGTCATCCGGCGGTACCAGCGATCCCTACTGGTACAAGCACGCCGTCTTCTACGAGGTCCTGGCACGGGGCTTCTTCGACTCCAACGGCGACGGCACCGGCGACCTCGCCGGGCTGGTGCAGAAACTGGACTATCTCCAGTGGCTCGGCATCGACTGCCTCTGGCTGCTGCCGATGTACGAGTCACCGCTGCGCGACGGCGGCTACGACATCTCGGACTACTTCAAGATCCTGCCGGAGTTCGGCCGCACGGCCGACTTCGTGGAGCTCCTCGACGAGGCGCACCGGCGCGGGATCCGGGTGATCACCGACCTGGTCATGAACCACACCAGCGACCAGCACCCGTGGTTCAAGGCCTCCCGTGAGGACCCCGAGGGGCCCTACGGCGACTTCTACGTGTGGTCGGACACCGACGACCGCTACGACGAGGCGCGCATCATCTTCGTCGACACGGAGACCTCCAACTGGACCTACGACGAGGTGCGCGGCCAGTACTACTGGCACCGCTTCTTCAGCCACCAGCCCGACCTCAACTTCGAGAACCCGGCGGTGCAGGAGGCCATTCTGGAGGTGCTGCGCTACTGGCTCGACCTGGGCATCGACGGATTCCGGCTGGACGCCGTGCCCTACCTGTACGAGCGCGAGGGCACCAACTGCGAGAACCTCAAGGAGACCCACGAGTTCCTCAAGCGGGTGCGGGCCGAGGTCGACCGCCTCTATCCCGACCGGGTGCTGCTGAGCGAGGCCAACCAGTGGCCCTCCGACGTCGTCGACTACTTCGGCGACTACGAGTCCGGCGGCGACGAGTGCCACATGAACTTCCACTTCCCGCTGATGCCGCGGATGTTCATGGCGGTGCGCCAGGAGCAGCGCTTCCCGATCTCGGAGATCCTCGCCCAGACCCCGCCGATCCCCCGCAACTGCCAGTGGGCGATCTTCCTGCGCAACCACGACGAGCTGACCCTGGAGATGGTCACCGACGAGGAGCGGGACTACATGTACGCGGAGTACGCCAAGGAACCCCGCATGCGCGCCAACGTGGGGATCCGCCGGCGGCTGGCACCGCTGCTGAACAACGACCGCGACCAGATCGAGCTGTTCACCGCCCTGCTGCTGTCCCTGCCCGGGTCCCCGGTCCTGTACTACGGCGACGAGATCGGCATGGGCGACAACATCTGGCTGGGCGATCGCGACGCCGTGCGCACGCCCATGCAGTGGAGCCCGGACCGCAACGCCGGGTTCTCGCGCGGCGACCCCGCCCGGCTGTACCTGCCGCTGATCATGGATCCCGTCTACGGCTACCAGGCGCTCAACGTCGAGTCCCAGCGTGAGAACCCGGGCTCGCTGCTGCACTGGACCCGCCGGATGATCCAGATCCGCAAGCGCCACCCCGTCTTCGGCACAGGCGAGTTCACCGAGCTGGAGGCGACCAACCCGAGCGTCCTGGCGTTCATCCGCGCCCACGGCGACGACCGGATGCTGTGCGTGAACAACCTGTCGAAGTTCCCGCAGCCCGTGGAGCTGGACCTGTCCGGCTACGCGGGGGTCGCCCCGGTGGAGTGCGTGGGCGGTGTCCGCTTCCCGGAGATCGGTGAGCTGCCGTACCTGCTCACCCTGCCCGGGCACGGCTTCTACTGGTTCCAGCTGCCCGCGGAGACCGGGACCGCCTCGAACGCGCGTGACGAGGACGGCCTGCCGACCTACGGACTGCCCGCCGCCGGGGTGAGCCCGCGCCCGGTCTTCGAGGGCCTCTCCGGCCACCCGGCCGGTCCGCCCGTCCGCGCCGCGCACCACCGCACACCCACCATGGCGTCCAGCACCCCGAACGGTGACGTGGCCGGAGCGCGCGAGGGCGCGCCCGGGTCCTCCACGCCTCCCGTCGTCTCCGTCCCCGGCCACACCGGGCAGCCGACGGCGCACTCCGGACGGGATGGTGGCGGGAAGGGAAACAGGCCGTACTGACATGTCTCAACTCGAAGAGCTCCTGGCCGCCTGGCTGCCCCGCCAGCGGTGGTTCTCCGGCAAGGGCATACCCATCCAGCAGATCCGCATCGAGAGCAGGCACCGCCTGGTGTCCCACGGTCCGGGCGGTCCCGAGCTGTACCTGCTCGTCATCCAGGCGGGCCAGCGCGGACGCAGTTCCCGCTACCAGGTGCTGCTGGGCGCGCGCCCGCCGCGGTCGCTGCCGCCGGAACTGGCCGGCGCCGCGATCGGCGTGTGCACGGTGGCGAGCGGGCGGCCGCGGGTGGTCTACGACGCCACCCACGACGCCGAGCTGACCGGTCTGCTGCTGGAGTGCTTCGTTTCCGGACATCCGGAAACGGATGGTGGGCCGGTGCGCTTCCGCACCATGCCCGGCACCCGGGTGCGCACGGGAGCGCACGGCCGCCTGCTCACCGGTGAGCAGTCCAACACGTCGCTGGTCTTCGGCGACGACTACGTCCTCAAGGCCTTCCGCAGGCTCTGGCCCGGCCACAACCCGGACCTGGAGCTCAACGTCGCGCTGGCGGGGTCGCCGTACGTGGCCCGCCCGTGCGGGTGGATCGAGGCCGACCTGCCGGGGCATCCGGTACCGGCCACCCTGGCCCTGCTCCAGGAGTACGTTCCCGGGGCCACCGACGGCTGGGTCCTGGCGACCGGGAACGTGCGGCGCCTGTTGGAGGGAGGCGGCGGTCGGCGCGAGTCCGCGTTCGCCGAGGAGGCCGAGCGCCTGGGCCGCACCACGGCCGAGGTGCACCGCTCCCTGGCGCAGGCACTGCCCACGGACGTGCTCTCCCCGGCCGCGGCCGCCGAGCTCGCCGACGCGATGGTGGAACGCCTGGCGATGGCCAGCGCGGAGGTCCCCGAGCTCGCCGAGCACGCGCCGCGCGTGCTGGAGGCCTACGCCGACTTCGCCGCGGTGGACGAGCCCCTGCCGATACAGCGTGTGCACGGCGACTACCACCTGGGACAGGTCATCCGTACCGGTTCCAGGTGGGTGCTGCTGGACTTCGAGGGCGAGCCGACCGTGCCCGTCCGCGAACGGCAGCGGCTCTCCAGCCCACTGCGCGACGTGGCCGGAATGCTGCGCTCCTTCGACTACGCCGCCGGGTTCCTGCTCGTCGGCGAACCCGCGGACCCCGACCTGGAGTGGTCGGCGCGGGCGTGGGCGCGGACCAACCGGGAGGCGTTCTGCGCCGGATACGCCGACGGCGGCGGACCCGACCCGGACAAGCACCTGACGGTGCTGCGCGCCTTCGAGTTCGACAAGGCCGTGTACGAGGTGCTCTACGAGGCCCACAACCGGCCGGACTGGCTTCGGGTGCCGCTGGAGTCCATCGCCACGGCCGCCGCCGCCCGTCCCGTGCCCGGCTGACCGAC
This region includes:
- a CDS encoding ABC transporter ATP-binding protein; the protein is MSVERAQGARVEFAGWGWRHSGRGSHALRGVDLVIEPGERVLLLGASGAGKSTLLHSLAGLTGPDSAISGDQEGVLRVDGEPADRRRGVVGLVSQDPETQLVMARAGDDVAFGPENLGMDPALIWPRVEEAMADVGFPYGPRHSTGALSGGEKQRLVIAGALAMRPRLLLLDEPTANLDPAGAALVREVLARVLAATEATLVLVEHRVAEVVDLVDRVVVVEPGAGVVADGPPDAVFAEHGRSLADQGVWVPGVEPRPRLDPVPGGGSVLAAVGVAARTPRELGVRPARPSPTIAPAPLRGGRGCPPQRMASGHSLSRTVFSDVHLDVRAGTATALTGPNGAGKSTLLTLLSGLAAPRRGAVLPRGPLAEADRRPLRRWPAARLARHVGTVFQHAEDQFVTATVRDELRFAPLRAGVGEAETTAWVDELLERLRLTALADVHPYTLSGGEKRRLSVATALSSGPTRAPDVLVLDEPTFGQDTRTWTELVELLGALRAQGRAVLMATHDELLLRRFADTRVLVADGRAETEPVPESAAARVAEEKR
- a CDS encoding ECF transporter S component, with translation MSTETEAPGFWKDILLRLRSWRTVDIVVAAVIGVGIGVVFWAWNILWTITTPLFVLFPPGQAVIYGMWLISGVLGGLIIRKPGAALLTAIAAASVSAVLGTQWGVMVILDGTLQGILPELVFLAFGYRRWNMGVAVLAAAVAGISPAIRDNLTYNVTWSLDLKLAYGVIVIVSAAVIAGAGARLLTTALAKSGALAPFPSARD
- a CDS encoding transglycosylase domain-containing protein, whose translation is MTESSGNGEHEKTRTTALLRLTGTAAMAGVLCAALVLPWVGAIGVAGRDVASAFMSLPADLDPPPLSERILLTDADDEPIAEVARRERDLVELDEISPWVPAALMAIEDERFYEHNGLDLRGVLRALLRTAQGDLQGGSTITQQYVKNLLIENAATEEELDRANERTVGRKLVELRHTMGIEERMTKDEIMEGYLNLSYFGSGAHGIEIAARRYFSVPAADLDPAQAALLVGLVRGPSYYDPMTNPDAAIERRDVVLDRMADTGHLTAEQAQEYKGTGLDLEPTERGGSCYSSDYPFFCDYVMHWLTASDLLGETEEERDRALEQGGFTVRTTLDRDAQEAAQDAVDRYVPHEDSTKFAAEAVVEPGNGKVRAMAQNLRYGFDEEDTGTTSINLAVDRADGGSHGFQAGSTFKAFTLAAALDKGLGYGTSFSAPKSTTVSGLRNCEGGRMSDWEVRNAGESDEGRHNMISGTKGSVNTYFAQLQRRVGLCETSQMAEDAGIARADGEPLGVWSSFTLGDQEVSPLTVANAYATFAADGTRCEPRPVEVVSENPVDPGSGRIEVGSTCEEEAVSPKVAAGVSHLLQQTFKGGTADGLGIGRPAAGKTGTTDSAAYAWFAGYTPNLAAAVAVGDVRGGEENPLQGVVIGGRHYGIVYGGTLPGPIWQATMREATADLPTKSFPSSPSAFGDPGAQPPQPRDGGDDDAEDGT
- a CDS encoding alpha-1,4-glucan--maltose-1-phosphate maltosyltransferase, which produces MIGRLPILGISPDNDLGPVKAVPGERFTVGATVIREGHDSLAAGVVLYSPKGKRGALVPMREAAPGTDRYEAEVSLPSEGTWSFAVESWTDPFATWRRTARIKLPLDQDTDLVLEEGALLLARAGRRVPRRPALTRAAAVLRDDSLAPVDRLAAALTDEVLAEMERTPVRELVTRSKRQSVVVHRERALYGSWYEFFPRSEGAQVDTAPGQERSGTFQSAAKRLSAIADMGFDVVYLPPVHPVGTTHRKGRGNALTAAPGEPGSVWAIGSADGGHDAVHPDLGTLDDFDAFVSEAAEHGMEVALDLALQCSPDHPWVTEHPEWFVHRADGSIAYAENPPKKYQDIYPLSFDADFDGLYAEVLRIVRHWIDHGVRIFRVDNPHTKPVVFWERLLADVARSHPDVLFLAEAFTRPAMMRTLAKVGFHQSYTYFTWRNSREEIEDYLTELSQETAHYLRPNLFANTPDILHAYLQHGGRPAFAVRAVLASMLSPTWGVYSGFELCENVAAAPGSEEYLDSEKYQYRPRDWAAAEASGNALTGLIGRLNALRRAHPALRELRNLRFHHVDRPELLCFSKHRPGTGPDDPDDLVIVVVNLDPHHAREATVHLDLPSIDRDREEELAVTDGLTGRSYTWRAENYVRLDPATGPAHVFTVSGR
- the treS gene encoding maltose alpha-D-glucosyltransferase, whose product is MSNDEPGPVHHGPLAPATGAATGPLMSSGGTSDPYWYKHAVFYEVLARGFFDSNGDGTGDLAGLVQKLDYLQWLGIDCLWLLPMYESPLRDGGYDISDYFKILPEFGRTADFVELLDEAHRRGIRVITDLVMNHTSDQHPWFKASREDPEGPYGDFYVWSDTDDRYDEARIIFVDTETSNWTYDEVRGQYYWHRFFSHQPDLNFENPAVQEAILEVLRYWLDLGIDGFRLDAVPYLYEREGTNCENLKETHEFLKRVRAEVDRLYPDRVLLSEANQWPSDVVDYFGDYESGGDECHMNFHFPLMPRMFMAVRQEQRFPISEILAQTPPIPRNCQWAIFLRNHDELTLEMVTDEERDYMYAEYAKEPRMRANVGIRRRLAPLLNNDRDQIELFTALLLSLPGSPVLYYGDEIGMGDNIWLGDRDAVRTPMQWSPDRNAGFSRGDPARLYLPLIMDPVYGYQALNVESQRENPGSLLHWTRRMIQIRKRHPVFGTGEFTELEATNPSVLAFIRAHGDDRMLCVNNLSKFPQPVELDLSGYAGVAPVECVGGVRFPEIGELPYLLTLPGHGFYWFQLPAETGTASNARDEDGLPTYGLPAAGVSPRPVFEGLSGHPAGPPVRAAHHRTPTMASSTPNGDVAGAREGAPGSSTPPVVSVPGHTGQPTAHSGRDGGGKGNRPY
- a CDS encoding phosphotransferase — protein: MSQLEELLAAWLPRQRWFSGKGIPIQQIRIESRHRLVSHGPGGPELYLLVIQAGQRGRSSRYQVLLGARPPRSLPPELAGAAIGVCTVASGRPRVVYDATHDAELTGLLLECFVSGHPETDGGPVRFRTMPGTRVRTGAHGRLLTGEQSNTSLVFGDDYVLKAFRRLWPGHNPDLELNVALAGSPYVARPCGWIEADLPGHPVPATLALLQEYVPGATDGWVLATGNVRRLLEGGGGRRESAFAEEAERLGRTTAEVHRSLAQALPTDVLSPAAAAELADAMVERLAMASAEVPELAEHAPRVLEAYADFAAVDEPLPIQRVHGDYHLGQVIRTGSRWVLLDFEGEPTVPVRERQRLSSPLRDVAGMLRSFDYAAGFLLVGEPADPDLEWSARAWARTNREAFCAGYADGGGPDPDKHLTVLRAFEFDKAVYEVLYEAHNRPDWLRVPLESIATAAAARPVPG